Proteins encoded in a region of the Trypanosoma brucei brucei TREU927 chromosome 5, complete sequence genome:
- a CDS encoding casein kinase I, epsilon isoform, putative — protein sequence MGGDGRISRNTLIGGKYHVVKQIGSGSFGDVFQGTNIQTGEHIVVKLEPARGQQRLRSEVWMYHHLRRAGGDHLVGIPNILHYGVQGDFNVMVMDLLGPSLEDLFSFCGRRLSLKTTLMLAEQMIARIEFVHSNNIIHRDIKPDNFLMGTGKKGHHVYIIDFGLAKKYRDARTHQHIPYKEGKSLTGTARYCSINTHIGIEQSRRDDLEGIGYILMYFLRGSLPWQGLKAPTKRERYMRLAKLKMSTPLETLCRGFPAEFAAYLNYTRSLHFEDKPDYSYLKRLFRELFVREGYHMDYVFDWTLKRIHDTLHPSSDAALEDGDEESDDTE from the coding sequence ATGGGTGGCGACGGGCGCATTAGTCGCAACACGCTGATTGGTGGGAAGTACCACGTTGTAAAGCAAATAGGATCTGGCTCTTTTGGTGATGTTTTCCAAGGGACAAATATTCAAACAGGTGAGCATATTGTGGTGAAGTTGGAGCCGGCGCGCGGTCAGCAGCGGCTGCGGTCGGAGGTGTGGATGTATCATCATCTCAGAAGAGCGGGAGGGGATCACTTAGTGGGTATTCCTAATATTCTTCATTACGGCGTACAGGGAGATTTTAACGTGATGGTTATGGATCTTCTCGGGCCCTCATTGGAGGATCTTTTCAGTTTCTGTGGTCGTCGGCTGTCATTGAAAACAACGCTGATGTTAGCGGAGCAGATGATTGCGCGTATTGAATTTGTCCACAGTAACAATATAATTCACCGTGATATTAAACCTGATAACTTCCTAATGGGAACGGGAAAGAAGGGCCATCACGTGTACATCATTGACTTCGGACTTGCAAAGAAGTACCGTGATGCACGAACACATCAGCACATTCCATACAAGGAAGGCAAAAGTTTAACTGGGACGGCACGTTACTGTTCCATCAACACACATATTGGCATTGAGCAGAGCCGacgtgatgatttggaaggTATCGGTTATATCCTCATGTATTTCCTCCGTGGCTCACTGCCGTGGCAGGGTTTAAAGGCACCTACGAAGAGGGAACGATATATGCGACTTGCAAAGTTGAAGATGTCTACTCCCTTGGAAACTCTCTGCCGAGGCTTCCCTGCTGAGTTTGCGGCATATTTGAACTACACCCGTAGTCTACATTTTGAGGACAAACCGGATTACAGTTATTTGAAACGTCTCTTCCGTGAGCTTTTTGTGCGTGAAGGTTATCATATGGATTATGTTTTTGACTGGACACTAAAGCGGATTCATGACACATTACATCCCTCCAGTGATGCTGCGCTTGAAGACGGTGATGAGGAGAGTGATGACACCGAATGA
- a CDS encoding casein kinase, putative (similarity to GB:AAK58696.1: casein kinase 1.2 {Trypanosoma cruzi} (PMID: 12387847)) — translation MSVELRVGNRFRIGQKIGSGSFGEIFRGTNIQTGDPVAIKLEQVKTRHPQLAFEARFYRVLNAGGGVVGIPNVLYHGVEGEFNVMVIDLLGPSLEDLFSFCGRRLSLKTTLMLAEQMIARIEFVHSKSIIHRDIKPDNFLMGTGKKGHHVYIIDFGLAKKYRDARTHQHIPYKEGKSLTGTARYCSINTHIGIEQSRRDDLEGIGYILMYFLRGSLPWQGLKAHTKQEKYARISDRKQTTSVETLCRSFPAEFAAYLNYTRSLHFEDKPDYSYLKRLFRELFVREGYHVDYVFDWTLKRIHDTLQEGRADQQQQQQQQQQRRGSEKEDEHPV, via the coding sequence ATGAGCGTAGAGCTTCGTGTGGGAAACCGATTCCGCATCGGGCAAAAAATTGGTTCCGGTTCGTTTGGTGAAATATTCCGGGGGACAAATATTCAAACAGGTGATCCGGTTGCCATCAAGTTGGAGCAGGTAAAAACCCGCCACCCGCAACTTGCCTTTGAGGCCCGCTTTTACCGCGTTCTCAACGCTGGTGGCGGTGTTGTGGGTATTCCTAATGTTCTTTACCATGGCGTAGAAGGGGAATTTAACGTGATGGTTATTGATCTTCTCGGGCCCTCATTGGAGGATCTTTTCAGTTTCTGTGGTCGTCGGCTGTCATTGAAAACAACGCTGATGTTAGCGGAGCAGATGATTGCGCGTATTGAATTTGTCCACAGTAAGAGTATAATTCACCGTGATATTAAACCTGATAACTTCCTAATGGGAACGGGAAAGAAGGGCCATCACGTGTACATCATTGACTTCGGACTTGCAAAGAAGTACCGTGATGCACGAACACATCAGCACATTCCATACAAGGAAGGCAAAAGTTTAACTGGGACGGCACGTTACTGTTCCATCAACACACATATTGGCATTGAGCAGAGCCGacgtgatgatttggaaggTATCGGTTATATCCTCATGTATTTCCTCCGTGGCTCACTGCCGTGGCAGGGTTTAAAGGCACACACCAAACAGGAGAAGTACGCCCGTATTTCTGATAGGAAGCAGACCACATCCGTAGAGACTCTCTGCAGGAGCTTCCCTGCTGAGTTTGCGGCATATTTGAACTACACCCGTAGTCTACATTTTGAGGACAAACCGGATTACAGTTATTTGAAACGTCTCTTCCGTGAGCTTTTTGTGCGTGAAGGTTATCATGTGGATTATGTTTTTGACTGGACACTAAAGCGGATTCATGACACGTTGCAAGAGGGCCGTGCggatcagcagcagcagcaacaacaacagcagcaacggcgTGGATCTGAAAAGGAAGATGAACATCCCGTCTAA